The following proteins are encoded in a genomic region of Candidatus Leptovillus gracilis:
- the selD gene encoding selenide, water dikinase SelD, with protein sequence MTGKQIRLTAYASCAGUAAKLSPTDLAHVLQPLRAIFDPTKYPNLLVGLEKADDAAVYQINDHQAIISTTDFFPPVVDDPYDFGAIAAANAMSDIYAMGGQVLFAINLVAFPDNLAGDVLREVLRGGAEKVAEAGGVIAGGHSVNDKEPKYGLAVTGMIDPALVKRKGGALPGDVLLLTKPLGVGVVTTALKRQITDPAHVATAVVSMSTLNRQASEAALRAQAHAMTDITGFGLLGHAHEMAAQGSVDFRFLAHKLPWLPGALLYGEAGAFPGGRGNNQLFFHPHVTFAEGVTELVQNMLWTPETSGGLLVAVSPDQVATMQAGCDTAVVVGAVTPGSGHVYIDN encoded by the coding sequence ATGACCGGCAAACAAATTCGCCTGACGGCGTATGCTTCCTGCGCGGGTTGAGCGGCTAAATTGAGTCCTACGGACCTGGCGCACGTGTTGCAGCCATTACGCGCAATCTTCGACCCAACTAAATATCCCAACCTGCTGGTTGGCCTGGAAAAAGCCGACGATGCGGCCGTATATCAGATCAATGACCACCAGGCCATTATTTCCACCACCGACTTTTTCCCGCCAGTGGTAGACGACCCCTACGATTTTGGGGCGATTGCCGCTGCCAACGCCATGTCGGATATTTATGCGATGGGTGGGCAGGTGTTGTTTGCCATTAATCTGGTCGCTTTCCCAGACAATCTGGCCGGGGATGTGCTGCGCGAGGTGCTGCGTGGCGGCGCGGAGAAAGTGGCCGAAGCGGGCGGCGTCATCGCGGGCGGCCACAGCGTCAACGACAAGGAACCGAAGTATGGCCTGGCCGTCACCGGCATGATTGACCCGGCGCTGGTGAAGCGCAAAGGGGGCGCTTTGCCCGGCGATGTGCTGCTGCTGACCAAGCCGCTGGGTGTGGGTGTTGTTACCACCGCCCTGAAACGACAGATTACCGATCCGGCGCATGTGGCAACGGCCGTTGTCTCCATGAGTACCCTCAACCGACAAGCGTCAGAAGCGGCCCTGCGCGCCCAGGCCCACGCCATGACGGACATCACCGGCTTTGGCCTGCTGGGCCATGCCCACGAGATGGCCGCGCAAGGCAGTGTAGACTTCCGTTTCTTAGCCCACAAGCTGCCCTGGCTGCCTGGCGCGCTGCTTTATGGCGAAGCCGGTGCGTTCCCCGGTGGGCGGGGCAATAACCAGCTCTTTTTTCATCCCCACGTCACTTTTGCTGAAGGCGTCACAGAACTGGTGCAAAACATGCTCTGGACGCCAGAAACCTCTGGCGGATTGCTGGTGGCTGTGTCGCCAGACCAGGTGGCGACGATGCAGGCGGGATGTGATACGGCCGTTGTCGTCGGCGCAGTCACCCCCGGCAGCGGACATGTTTATATTGACAATTGA
- a CDS encoding diacylglycerol kinase family lipid kinase has product MRVKVILNPYANRWGAQERQTAVAAACRAAGLEFDIHVTHGPGEGTEVAKTAVSEQYSAVIAAGGDGTISEVANGLLAVASEGQPTLPLGIFPIGSANDFAKMLNYPLELEATARYMASGKTRQIDVGRMNVDGRIHYFNNNSALAMEPMVTLEHIKITRISGELRYLVALLRGIIKLKAWQMEIVWDDGRYDGPTFLLSVCNGPRTGGFMMSPGAEFDDGLLNYVLAPEVSKGTFLGMLLRLMKGTHLSHPKVISGATRRLAIRSQPGTPIHADGEILSETAKVITYEVLPDKLTLLGG; this is encoded by the coding sequence ATGCGGGTAAAAGTGATCTTAAACCCTTACGCCAACCGTTGGGGAGCGCAAGAGCGGCAGACGGCCGTCGCTGCGGCCTGCCGCGCCGCAGGCCTGGAATTTGACATTCATGTCACCCACGGACCGGGCGAAGGGACCGAAGTAGCAAAAACGGCCGTATCTGAGCAGTATAGCGCCGTCATTGCCGCCGGCGGCGATGGGACCATCAGCGAGGTCGCCAATGGTCTGCTGGCTGTCGCCTCCGAGGGTCAGCCGACCCTTCCCCTGGGCATCTTTCCCATTGGCTCAGCCAACGACTTTGCCAAAATGCTGAACTATCCGCTGGAATTGGAGGCGACAGCCCGTTATATGGCCAGCGGCAAAACGCGCCAGATTGACGTGGGACGGATGAACGTGGACGGCCGTATCCATTACTTCAACAACAACAGCGCCCTGGCCATGGAACCGATGGTCACGCTGGAACACATCAAAATCACCCGCATCAGCGGCGAACTGCGCTACCTGGTGGCCCTGCTGCGCGGCATCATCAAACTGAAAGCGTGGCAAATGGAGATTGTCTGGGACGACGGCCGTTACGATGGCCCCACATTCCTGCTGTCTGTGTGCAACGGTCCACGCACCGGCGGTTTTATGATGTCACCCGGCGCCGAATTTGACGACGGCCTGCTCAACTATGTGCTGGCGCCAGAAGTGTCTAAGGGCACGTTTTTGGGGATGCTGCTGCGTTTGATGAAGGGAACCCATCTGTCCCACCCCAAAGTTATCTCCGGGGCGACACGCCGATTGGCAATTCGCAGCCAACCCGGAACGCCCATTCACGCCGACGGCGAAATTCTCAGCGAAACGGCCAAGGTCATTACCTATGAAGTTTTGCCGGATAAGCTGACCTTATTGGGGGGATGA
- the pyk gene encoding pyruvate kinase has protein sequence MARTKIVATIGPASSNPETIRHMLAAGMTVARINFSHGDHASHTHTINMLRRVATAEGKVLAILGDLQGPKIRLGHVKTGGIQLALGDEIVFTPHRGQPAMIHLPHPNLIAVIQPGKRLVIGDGEVELVVDEKKGDTLRCVVTVAGLMESRKGVNAPGTDLPISSITDKDKEDLRLICELALDYVALSFVRSAQDVYELQSLMDGLGMQIPIIAKIEKVEAITELESIRDAADGMMVARGDLGIEVPPQEVPVLQKRIIRCCNDVGKPVITATQMLQSMIEHPRPTRAEASDVANAILDGTDAVMLSGETATGKFPVEAVMMMQQIGEIIEKEFPYNEWRQRRQRASKTSVTRAMSTASCDVAEQIQARAIVCSTMTGYTAQQIARHRPPISILAVSPSPITQRRLALVWGVECLLVDDVQDTDDLLEQTIGVLRPYGLENGDAIVITAGVPFGSNAQSNLIQVHEFV, from the coding sequence ATGGCTAGAACAAAAATCGTCGCCACCATCGGCCCGGCCAGCAGCAACCCAGAGACCATTCGCCACATGCTGGCTGCCGGCATGACCGTTGCGCGTATCAACTTCTCTCATGGCGATCACGCCTCCCACACACACACCATCAACATGCTGCGGCGCGTCGCCACCGCCGAAGGCAAAGTCCTGGCAATTCTGGGCGACCTGCAAGGCCCCAAAATTCGCCTGGGACACGTTAAAACCGGCGGTATTCAGCTCGCCCTGGGCGACGAAATCGTCTTCACCCCTCACCGCGGCCAACCCGCCATGATCCATCTGCCCCATCCCAACCTCATCGCAGTGATTCAACCAGGCAAGCGATTGGTCATTGGCGATGGCGAAGTGGAATTGGTGGTAGACGAAAAAAAAGGGGATACGTTGCGCTGCGTTGTCACTGTCGCCGGTCTGATGGAGTCACGCAAGGGGGTGAACGCCCCCGGCACAGACCTGCCCATCTCCAGCATCACCGACAAAGACAAAGAGGATTTACGCCTGATTTGCGAACTGGCGTTGGACTACGTCGCTCTCTCCTTTGTGCGCTCGGCGCAAGACGTGTATGAATTACAATCCTTAATGGATGGGCTGGGAATGCAAATTCCGATCATCGCCAAGATTGAAAAGGTCGAAGCCATCACCGAACTGGAGTCTATCCGCGACGCCGCCGATGGCATGATGGTTGCCCGCGGCGATTTGGGCATCGAAGTGCCGCCGCAGGAAGTGCCTGTCTTGCAAAAGCGCATCATTCGCTGCTGCAACGATGTGGGCAAACCGGTCATTACCGCCACCCAAATGCTGCAATCCATGATCGAACACCCGCGCCCCACCCGCGCCGAAGCCAGCGACGTAGCCAACGCCATTCTGGATGGCACAGACGCGGTGATGCTGTCCGGCGAGACTGCCACCGGCAAATTCCCTGTCGAAGCCGTGATGATGATGCAGCAAATCGGTGAAATTATCGAGAAGGAGTTTCCTTACAACGAATGGCGCCAGCGGCGACAGCGCGCCTCCAAAACCAGCGTCACGCGCGCCATGAGTACGGCAAGCTGCGACGTGGCCGAGCAAATTCAGGCGCGGGCCATCGTTTGTTCTACCATGACCGGATACACGGCGCAGCAAATCGCCCGCCACCGCCCCCCTATTTCCATTCTGGCCGTCTCGCCATCACCGATAACCCAGCGGCGGCTGGCGCTGGTCTGGGGCGTGGAATGCTTGTTGGTGGATGATGTTCAAGATACGGACGATTTACTGGAGCAGACAATTGGGGTGTTACGGCCGTATGGCCTGGAAAATGGCGATGCTATCGTCATCACCGCCGGCGTGCCTTTTGGCTCCAACGCCCAAAGCAACCTGATCCAGGTTCACGAGTTTGTGTAA
- a CDS encoding glutamine--tRNA ligase/YqeY domain fusion protein, with product MSEEISSSNFITNIIDEHMANGRFNGRVQTRFPPEPNGYLHIGHAKSILLNYGIARAYNGKFNFRFDDTNPLKEEQEFIDAITDDVRWLGADWEDRLFYASDYFEQLYQWAIQLIKDGKAYVDDLTAEEIRQYRGTLTEPGKNSPYRDRPIAENLDLFERMKKGEFPDGSRVLRAKIDMASPNINFRDPVMYRILHAEHPRTGSEWCIYPMYDWAHGQSDSIEGITHSICTLEFEDHRPLYDWFIENLGIHAPQQIEFARLNLTYTVMSKRKLRRLVEEKYVDGWDDPRMPTIRGLRRRGYTPETLQKFAEMIGIAKANSTVEIEMLEHVLRDDLNQFAPRAMAVVRPLKLIITNYPENMVEEFEVPTHPQDKENSETRIVPFSREIYVEQEDYLDNPPSNFFRLGPGREVRLLGAYLVTCDSAEKDAAGNVTALHCTYDPASRGGNPSDGRRVKGTIHWVSAQHAVTAELRLYDRLFTDPFPENAAEGRDFTANLNPNSLETLTGCQLEPDLAAARVGDTFQFMRQGYFVVDSDSTPDNLVFNRTVGLRDTWAKVQKSS from the coding sequence ATGAGTGAAGAGATAAGCAGTTCCAACTTTATTACCAATATAATTGATGAACATATGGCGAACGGCCGTTTTAACGGCCGTGTCCAAACCCGTTTCCCACCTGAACCCAATGGCTACCTGCACATCGGTCATGCCAAGTCTATCTTGCTCAATTACGGTATTGCCCGCGCCTACAACGGCAAATTCAACTTCCGCTTCGACGACACCAACCCGCTGAAAGAAGAGCAAGAATTTATAGACGCCATCACCGACGATGTGCGCTGGCTGGGCGCGGATTGGGAAGACCGGCTGTTTTACGCCTCCGATTACTTCGAGCAGCTTTACCAATGGGCCATCCAACTGATTAAAGACGGCAAAGCCTATGTGGATGACCTGACGGCCGAAGAAATCCGCCAATATCGCGGCACGCTGACAGAGCCAGGCAAAAACAGCCCCTACCGCGACCGTCCCATCGCTGAAAACCTGGACCTGTTTGAGCGCATGAAAAAGGGGGAATTCCCCGATGGCTCCCGCGTCTTACGCGCCAAAATAGATATGGCTTCGCCCAACATCAACTTCCGCGACCCGGTGATGTACCGCATTTTGCACGCCGAACACCCGCGCACCGGCAGCGAATGGTGCATCTACCCCATGTACGATTGGGCGCACGGCCAATCCGACTCGATCGAAGGCATTACCCATTCGATTTGCACGTTGGAATTTGAGGACCACCGGCCCTTGTATGACTGGTTCATTGAAAACCTGGGCATCCACGCGCCGCAGCAAATCGAATTTGCCCGCCTGAACCTGACGTACACCGTGATGAGCAAACGGAAACTGCGCCGCCTGGTGGAGGAAAAATACGTGGATGGCTGGGACGACCCGCGTATGCCGACCATTCGCGGCCTGCGCCGCCGGGGCTATACGCCGGAAACGCTGCAAAAATTTGCCGAGATGATCGGCATCGCCAAAGCCAACAGCACCGTTGAAATTGAAATGCTAGAACATGTGCTGCGCGATGATTTGAACCAGTTTGCGCCGCGGGCGATGGCAGTGGTACGGCCGTTAAAACTCATCATCACCAACTACCCGGAAAACATGGTGGAAGAGTTTGAAGTACCCACCCATCCGCAAGACAAAGAAAACAGCGAAACGCGCATTGTGCCCTTCTCGCGCGAAATTTATGTCGAGCAGGAAGATTACCTGGACAACCCACCCAGCAATTTCTTCCGGCTGGGACCGGGCCGGGAAGTGCGACTCTTGGGCGCGTACCTCGTCACCTGTGACTCGGCCGAGAAAGACGCTGCTGGTAATGTAACGGCCTTGCACTGCACGTATGATCCGGCGTCGAGAGGGGGGAATCCGAGTGACGGCCGTAGAGTCAAAGGCACCATCCACTGGGTTTCCGCCCAACACGCCGTCACCGCCGAACTGCGCCTCTACGACCGTCTCTTCACCGATCCCTTCCCCGAAAACGCCGCCGAAGGCCGGGACTTCACCGCCAATCTCAACCCCAACTCGCTAGAAACCCTCACTGGCTGCCAGTTGGAACCTGATCTAGCCGCAGCCAGAGTAGGCGACACATTCCAATTCATGCGCCAGGGCTATTTTGTCGTAGACAGCGACAGCACCCCGGACAACCTCGTCTTCAACCGCACCGTCGGCCTGCGCGACACCTGGGCGAAAGTGCAGAAGAGCAGTTGA
- a CDS encoding glycerophosphodiester phosphodiesterase, with product MNAPTNLPNQFSSMTNWFTSSTSSSDPLVIGHRGASADAPENTMAAFALALTQGADGIEFDVQLSADGVPVVMHDADVTRMTTGDGRVANLSLAALQSLEMAQGQRIPTLDDVLGAFGRQLLYNIEVKDFGWRERGTETAVADRIRAHHLKDNVLVSSFNPLALRRLRRCLPPGVPIALIRDAGWRQYGYLLADGAADHPHHALVDARYMAWARQRSYRVNVWTVDDPAEARRLAALGVHGLITNQPANIRDNLNRP from the coding sequence ATGAACGCACCAACCAACTTGCCCAATCAATTCTCATCCATGACAAACTGGTTTACCTCTTCAACCTCGTCTTCAGACCCATTGGTGATTGGGCATCGTGGGGCCAGCGCCGACGCGCCGGAGAATACGATGGCGGCTTTTGCCCTGGCGCTGACGCAAGGGGCAGATGGCATTGAGTTCGACGTACAGCTCTCGGCTGATGGTGTGCCAGTGGTGATGCACGACGCGGATGTAACCCGAATGACCACGGGCGACGGCCGTGTAGCCAATCTCTCTTTGGCGGCGCTGCAAAGCCTGGAAATGGCTCAGGGCCAGCGCATCCCCACCCTGGACGACGTGCTGGGCGCATTTGGGCGGCAGTTGTTGTACAACATTGAAGTGAAAGATTTTGGCTGGCGTGAACGAGGCACGGAAACGGCCGTTGCCGACCGTATCCGCGCCCATCACCTGAAAGACAACGTCCTGGTATCCTCTTTCAACCCCCTGGCTCTGCGCCGCTTGCGCCGCTGCCTGCCGCCGGGCGTGCCCATCGCCCTCATCCGCGACGCTGGCTGGCGGCAATATGGCTACCTGCTGGCCGATGGCGCAGCCGACCACCCCCATCACGCCCTGGTAGACGCCAGGTACATGGCCTGGGCCAGGCAGCGCAGCTATCGGGTCAATGTCTGGACGGTGGATGATCCGGCCGAAGCGCGCCGTCTGGCAGCATTAGGCGTTCATGGCCTCATTACCAATCAACCGGCGAATATTCGGGACAACCTGAACCGCCCATAA
- a CDS encoding MBL fold metallo-hydrolase, with amino-acid sequence MIRERIADDIYVFTSKRYAQVTAGAIITKEGVVLVDTLYYPEETLAIKEFLEERLGYPVRYVINTHYHADHSQGTYLFPRAQVISHVLCRELLDTLGREGLEDAKTQQTDLADVHIVLPDMVYADGVMNLYVGGKMIALHHHPGHSLDITAVFVTNDRILFAADNAMPVPTFFDGRYTDLVQSLHAILALEPDTVVRGHGEVILRGEVQAVIDDDLAYLAAIKTAVSQILERGKSLDALDSIDIEACGKSRIPLNGLVVDLHKANLRRLYQELK; translated from the coding sequence ATGATTCGTGAGCGCATTGCTGACGACATCTATGTCTTTACGAGCAAACGTTACGCCCAGGTGACAGCAGGCGCCATTATCACAAAGGAAGGCGTTGTACTCGTTGACACACTTTACTACCCGGAAGAGACGCTGGCGATTAAGGAATTTCTCGAAGAGCGTCTGGGTTATCCGGTGAGGTATGTGATCAATACCCATTATCACGCTGACCATTCGCAAGGCACGTATCTGTTTCCCCGCGCCCAGGTTATCAGCCATGTTTTGTGCCGGGAATTGTTGGACACGTTGGGGCGGGAAGGGCTGGAAGATGCCAAAACGCAGCAGACCGACCTGGCCGATGTACATATTGTGCTGCCAGACATGGTTTATGCCGATGGCGTGATGAATCTGTACGTGGGGGGGAAGATGATTGCTTTGCATCATCATCCCGGACACAGCCTGGATATAACGGCCGTATTCGTCACCAATGATCGCATTTTGTTTGCCGCCGATAATGCCATGCCAGTCCCCACTTTTTTTGATGGCCGCTACACCGACCTGGTGCAATCGCTGCACGCCATCCTGGCGCTGGAGCCAGACACGGTGGTGCGCGGCCACGGCGAAGTGATTTTGCGCGGTGAAGTGCAGGCGGTAATAGACGATGATCTGGCTTATCTGGCGGCGATTAAAACGGCCGTTTCCCAAATCCTGGAACGGGGCAAATCGCTTGACGCGCTGGACAGCATAGACATTGAAGCGTGCGGCAAGTCGCGCATCCCGCTCAATGGCCTGGTGGTAGACCTGCACAAAGCCAATCTGCGCCGTCTGTACCAGGAGCTAAAATAG
- a CDS encoding DUF3662 domain-containing protein, whose translation MIKRFHISEFEARAQRLVEGSFGRLLGGELESLDVANLLAKALEDSREDGRVADIFTISLHPQDTARILAEQPDIEQTLADYVAQLARQSGWRLLARPYVTLAADANNSSHAVNVLAEHSQAVHPTTEFQSPRQEIDGAAQEILAALRAVDAYLIVDGERHVALDRPLIGLGRRMDNEVVLDTPTISRRHAQIRWRYGRFVLYDLSNRPGRTAVNGQPVQEYALQPGDVIALSTIKLIYGEGQDQPNGRHRADRAFVEEETRPRSGISMGS comes from the coding sequence ATGATCAAACGATTTCACATTTCTGAATTTGAAGCACGGGCGCAGCGGTTGGTGGAAGGCTCTTTTGGCCGGCTGTTGGGCGGCGAACTGGAGTCTTTGGATGTCGCTAACCTTCTGGCAAAAGCGTTGGAAGACAGCCGGGAAGACGGCCGTGTGGCCGACATCTTCACCATCTCCTTGCATCCGCAAGACACAGCCCGCATTTTGGCCGAGCAGCCAGACATTGAGCAAACCCTGGCCGATTACGTGGCGCAACTGGCGCGGCAGTCCGGCTGGCGGCTGCTGGCACGGCCGTATGTCACCCTGGCAGCCGACGCCAACAACTCGTCCCACGCGGTGAACGTGTTGGCCGAACACAGTCAGGCCGTCCACCCCACTACCGAATTTCAGTCGCCACGCCAGGAAATAGACGGTGCCGCGCAGGAAATTCTGGCGGCGCTGCGGGCCGTGGACGCCTATTTGATTGTAGATGGCGAGCGGCACGTGGCGCTGGACCGGCCGTTGATTGGCCTGGGACGACGCATGGATAACGAAGTGGTGCTGGATACGCCAACCATCAGCCGCCGCCACGCGCAAATTCGCTGGCGCTACGGCCGTTTCGTGTTGTATGATCTCAGCAACCGGCCAGGGCGAACGGCCGTCAACGGCCAGCCGGTGCAGGAATACGCCTTGCAGCCCGGCGATGTTATCGCCCTGAGTACGATCAAACTCATTTACGGTGAAGGTCAGGACCAGCCAAACGGCAGGCATCGCGCCGACCGGGCATTTGTGGAAGAGGAAACCCGACCTCGCTCTGGCATTTCAATGGGGTCATGA
- a CDS encoding deoxynucleoside kinase, with product MKRFILVAGNIGAGKTSLTERIGARLGWRAGYESVSDNPYLPDFYADMRRWSFHLQVFFLGHRAQQHLEMAERPESAIADRSIYEDAFIFARALHHMGNLNERDYHAYRQVYDLVVGGLPAPSLLLYLQCPVPVLMERIRSRGRAIESGVSTEYLGLLESFYDEWLNNFDLCPVLTIPTADLNFVQQPRHLDIVIERIQDKLAGKEAVIFPNS from the coding sequence ATGAAACGCTTCATCCTCGTCGCCGGCAACATTGGGGCCGGCAAAACATCACTTACCGAACGCATTGGGGCGCGGTTGGGCTGGCGCGCCGGCTACGAATCGGTGTCCGATAATCCTTACCTGCCCGATTTTTACGCCGACATGCGCCGCTGGTCGTTCCATTTGCAGGTGTTTTTCCTGGGCCACCGGGCGCAGCAGCACCTGGAGATGGCCGAACGGCCGGAATCGGCCATCGCCGACCGCAGCATCTACGAAGACGCCTTCATCTTTGCCCGCGCTTTGCACCATATGGGCAACCTCAACGAGCGCGATTATCACGCCTATCGCCAGGTGTATGATCTGGTGGTCGGCGGGCTGCCCGCGCCCAGCTTGCTGCTCTACCTGCAATGCCCCGTGCCGGTTTTGATGGAGCGCATTCGCAGCCGCGGCCGGGCCATCGAAAGCGGCGTCTCGACCGAATACCTGGGCCTGCTGGAAAGTTTTTACGACGAGTGGTTGAACAACTTCGATCTCTGCCCCGTCCTCACCATCCCCACGGCTGATCTGAATTTTGTGCAGCAGCCGCGCCATCTAGATATCGTCATCGAGCGCATTCAGGACAAACTCGCCGGCAAAGAAGCTGTCATCTTTCCCAACAGCTAG
- a CDS encoding ATP-binding protein: protein MVQDSQTNYSRSEWEPPTVQTLEDTGLTAGFVQDLTLKVMYLRGQVTGRAIAEIIHLPFQGVVSPGLDFLKREQMCEVKGAGSLGPASYEYVITTKGMARTRELMERTTYVGPAPVPWEEYIKAIEAQKGRRLAVNPVSMKKALSHLTLEESVFNKIGPAANSGKSMFLYGPPGNGKTTIAEAIGRMILKDDMYIPYAVEVDGQIIKVYDEINHKAVIEAAERSNTGSLSGRRLDARWIRIQRPVIMVGGELTLDGLELNYDPINKYYEAPFQMKANGGMFLIDDFGRQQVRPRDLLNRWIVPMEKNIDFLSLHTGRKMEVPFAVLIVFSTNLPPRDLVDEAFLRRIRHKIEISSPSFDGYREIFKRACQQRNVRYDEQIVRYLLQEYYIKRNQKLRASHPRDLLDQLADIADYLGVEPQLTKEMIDRAADAYFVNL, encoded by the coding sequence ATGGTTCAAGATTCACAGACGAACTATTCCCGCTCAGAGTGGGAGCCACCCACTGTTCAGACGTTGGAAGATACCGGCCTGACCGCCGGTTTTGTACAAGACCTCACCCTAAAAGTCATGTATCTGCGCGGGCAAGTGACCGGGCGAGCCATTGCCGAAATCATTCATTTGCCTTTTCAGGGGGTCGTCAGCCCTGGTCTCGACTTTTTGAAGCGGGAGCAGATGTGCGAAGTCAAGGGCGCCGGCAGTCTGGGACCCGCGTCTTATGAATATGTCATCACCACCAAAGGCATGGCCCGCACCCGCGAACTCATGGAGCGCACCACTTACGTCGGTCCCGCGCCCGTGCCCTGGGAAGAGTATATAAAAGCCATCGAAGCGCAAAAAGGGCGCCGCCTGGCAGTGAACCCCGTCTCGATGAAAAAAGCGCTCTCCCACCTGACTTTAGAGGAATCGGTCTTTAATAAAATTGGGCCGGCCGCCAACTCTGGCAAATCTATGTTTTTGTATGGGCCGCCGGGCAATGGCAAAACCACCATTGCCGAAGCCATTGGCCGGATGATTTTGAAAGATGATATGTACATCCCCTACGCCGTGGAAGTGGATGGACAAATCATCAAAGTTTACGACGAAATCAACCACAAAGCCGTCATAGAGGCGGCCGAGCGGAGCAATACTGGTTCATTAAGTGGGCGCAGACTGGATGCGCGCTGGATTCGCATTCAACGGCCGGTCATCATGGTCGGCGGCGAACTGACCCTGGATGGTCTGGAATTGAACTACGACCCAATCAACAAATACTATGAGGCCCCTTTCCAAATGAAGGCCAATGGCGGCATGTTCCTGATTGATGATTTTGGTCGGCAGCAGGTACGTCCGCGCGACTTATTGAACCGCTGGATTGTGCCGATGGAAAAAAATATAGATTTTTTGTCGCTGCACACCGGCCGTAAGATGGAAGTGCCTTTTGCCGTGTTGATCGTTTTTTCAACCAATTTACCACCCCGCGACCTGGTGGACGAGGCGTTTCTACGCCGCATCCGCCACAAGATTGAAATTTCGTCGCCTTCTTTTGATGGCTACCGGGAAATTTTCAAACGCGCCTGCCAGCAGCGCAACGTGCGCTACGACGAGCAAATTGTGCGCTATTTATTGCAGGAATATTACATCAAGCGCAATCAGAAATTACGCGCCAGCCACCCACGAGACCTGCTGGACCAATTGGCGGACATCGCCGATTATCTGGGCGTTGAACCGCAGTTGACCAAAGAGATGATTGACCGGGCGGCCGATGCGTATTTTGTGAACTTATGA
- a CDS encoding FHA domain-containing protein yields MMDPLIVLFFLRIATAALLLGLLGLFAWLIYQDLLLTRAVLAMQQQVTGGLRVVKSESGEPAVDRVYALRPLTSIGRTKSSIILLDDGYVSSEHALIVQRFGQWWLEDLGSRNGTLLNGAPLEETAVLSAGDIISIGGTELKVEL; encoded by the coding sequence ATGATGGATCCGCTGATCGTTTTGTTTTTTCTGCGCATCGCCACCGCCGCCCTGTTGTTAGGGTTGTTAGGGCTGTTTGCCTGGCTAATTTACCAGGATTTGCTTCTGACGCGGGCGGTTCTAGCCATGCAGCAGCAAGTAACGGGCGGTTTGCGGGTGGTAAAGAGCGAGTCGGGCGAACCGGCAGTGGATAGGGTGTATGCGTTACGGCCGTTAACCAGCATCGGCCGGACCAAAAGCAGCATCATTTTGCTGGATGACGGCTACGTCTCCAGTGAACACGCGCTGATCGTGCAGCGGTTTGGGCAGTGGTGGTTGGAAGATTTGGGCAGCCGTAATGGCACGCTGCTGAATGGCGCGCCGCTGGAGGAAACGGCCGTACTCAGCGCCGGCGACATCATCAGTATCGGTGGCACAGAATTAAAGGTGGAACTGTAA